The following nucleotide sequence is from Salvia splendens isolate huo1 chromosome 2, SspV2, whole genome shotgun sequence.
TCTTTagactttttttaaatttgtgtcCGTAATAAGAGTGACTGTTATCATAGGATGGAACGAATATACTTTTCACTATTATGTATAGTAGCTCTACAACCAAGGAAGAAATCGTTGGGGTTAGGACACGTGTAATTAGCCCACACCTAGAGGATCTTGTTCATCGTAAACCACACTGTTTCTTTTAATGAAACACAAAACTATGCTGTATATTACtattaagagagagagagaatcatATTGTAAAGGGACCATTCTGAAGCATTATAATACTGTTTCTTTTGCACTACCTCGACGCAGCTGCCATTTTTTAAGGTGTTGTTTACTTTACTTTTTGATTGAATAAATTCGAGAAAAATCTATACATGATATTTGATTAACCTTAGTCTATTTTGTAATTTGAAAAACTAGTTTTGAAATGAATACAATTTGAATTTGTTCTCATATTTCTCATTGCAAATTTTATTGCTGAAATCATACAttctactcccttcgtcccataataatagtcacattttgtcatctCGGTCATTCTCACGTTCCACTtaattcatttcactcacattctattataaaattaatataaaaaatataccacatattccactaacttttacaAAAATccactattttttatatttcttaaaaattcATAcccacaccaaatgtgactcctattgtaggacggagggagtatgaaaatCGAGAAATCATGTGTATATGTTATCATTCCGACTAATTTTTAAAGCTCCGGGATCGAAAAAATAAGGATCTATTACACAAGAATCAAGAAGATTTATTGGaacaaatatgaaaaaaaaataccttTACTGAAATAAAATCGAAATTTTGTGAAACCCATATTTTACAGTAATCCTTCGGAGATCAAAATTCGCAGAAAACTCTTTGGAAAAAAGTACATATCTCAATACACGAATGATTAAGAACACAAATATAATTGGTTTATTAGAACAACATATGAAAGAAAAAGTGCATATATGAAACAAAAACAAGAACCTAAAAAGGAATTAATTTGTTCTGCGACTAGCTATTGGTTCAAAAGAAAATTCTTACTTTGTCACATATTGTATTTTTACTACAACTACACGTCTCAATGTCGAATCAAAAATCTTAAAGTGCTACTATTTGCGATTAACAAATACGATTTGATTTTATGAacgtattatttatatttagtaaattaattaatgaattaaagaaaaaatattcGTACTAAAGAGTGTTATTTTCGTTTAAGAAAAATCTTATTTTCATAGCAACAAAttcaaatatacaaaataaattactacATGTATTTACAAATAGAGAAACAACTTGTTTAATTTCAATAAACAAATCTCATTTACTTCTCAACCATATTTTTTGTAAATCGAAATCATATTTGAAAACTATTTATAAATTGTAATgaaaaaaatcttaaaattatttttattacgtTTCGCAACAAGGAATCCAATATGTATGAAGCTGTGGCAATGGGCCTTCGCAGCTGCTTATTATTTGTATTTGGGAATTTGGTTGACCCAACGCCATGTATTAGCCGAGCCCAAGTAACCAAGTTCAGcatagtaggagtagtatttttcgatttttaaaataataaacatGTAGTAGTACTTAAACAAAAGTTAATAATAACTagcaataaaattaaatatccgattattttattttatcaataattaTAACATGTATTTTtggtatatatttaattattaattagaaTAAATGAGTTTAAGTATATTTACCAAGTACTCCTATTTTTTACAACTCTCTCTCACTCAAGTCtatagatattttatatttcttcTCAATTAATAACACAGTTGACATAATTccagaattaattaaatacagtCGGTTTTAGACTAGTATTAGACTAGTAAAATTATTACAGTTTCTATTTATTCAAGGAAAAAAGATGGTTTGACTTTAAAATGAGGTATATAATCATAATAGTATTAGATTTATAGGCGATTCAATGTTTAATAAACCACTAGGAAAAAAATCAGTTTTCATTTAAATCAAAACCATGACAAGGATATAATAAGGTGGCGTTCAaataattatcatatgataattcaCGATTAAGTTGTGACGTTTTTTAAGTTTGAGGGATGACTATaactaattattatataattattcatttataATTAAACTATGAGATTCAATCTATGAACTAGacacaaatatatataatcaggaaatataatcttgcaaacttTCATAAACCTTAATTATGAAAAGCATTTGAATCAAATAAAAAAGGGGATGATAGCCATTAAATCACACAGTTAGAttcatgaaatttttatttttcccaaTTATCTCATTTATGcacaaaatctcatcttttaatGATGTTCACAATAGTgcgaaattatttttttctattgcattcctttatattttatttatttttttattatattgaaataattACAGCTTTTAACATCACTAAAAATGTTGATTTGTGCATAAATGaaacaattaagaaaaattaaaactttatgatttaatattacaatttgaaaaatattacgATTAACCAGGATAAAAAAAACTCTGATTTACTTGACTATTggtactagtactactatctCATCAGAAAATTAAAATGCCAAACATGTCCCTTTCATAGTTCCTCCAAAATAACTTATCCAACACATGTTTATCAGACATTGGCGCCACGTATCATGCGTCTTTATCCAGAAGCGCAGCGCATTGAGTGATAATACGAAAATGTCCCCACGCTATCGAAAATAGTAAATGGGGGTACAGTACTGGtatataaggccatccacaatgagGCCGACAATAGCGCGCCCGATCTGTGGCACCGTGGACGaaggacgatgcgtcgtccgcgcccgacgCTTAGTCCACGGACGaaccgcggacgatagggcatcgtcaacgtcatcgtccgcccactgtgggcgacgcagatgatgcaacgcgttttagtttttttttttaattcgaaaagtttgttatatatatacccagcttcacttttcatttgtaacttttccattaacttttaaactctcaaattacgctataaaatggattccggtggatactcaagtcctagtagcccgatgtttggagaTGGCGCACGATGGCAGGGTACACAGCCTGGCGAATATCCaccgttcgacgccaacacacAGTACGATCCGGACTTTATATAAGTTCTTTTAGTTAATCCTTGTGTTTGGAATCCAGCGGGTTTTAGTTAATTGATGAATTTtaaatcaatgaattttttgtcgttcttttagttaatcgttgtgttttttaataggtttgcatttatatatttgaaaacatttaaattaaacaacaaaacaatagtaaaatgcttagggcgcgccttagggcgccccactgcaggtggaagggcaggaggataaaatgctgacgtggagGTGCATatggcgggctttagggcgcgccttagggcgcccaaTTGTGAATGACCTAATTTTCACATTTATATGTGGCGTTAGTGCGTctatatttatgtattttcaaattttgataatGCTATTTAGATTATGTCCATTTATgggtctatatatatatattttccaaaATTGCAATAATGTTGTTTTGAATTTAACTTTCGCCGAATCTACATTAGTTTGCATTAACCTTGAAAGAAAATCCCTGtcaatgttttttgttttatttttcaaaactgCTAATGTTATTCATAGTCAAATTTCGATATACCTCGGTAACTTCAAATATCAGctagaaaaaaattataaagttttGTTTACAATTATATCCTATGgtgaacttttttttaaaaattgtaaataTGACATTCATGATATCATATATGGACGACATCGTTGGTGATCAAATGACATTGTTTGTAATTTGTATAAGTTATCTGGttgaaaaatatcaacaaatattATATGTATGCAAACCAATTCTTTTGGTCATTtgataattgcaaataaatcaatttttctttgttttattttcaactGATTTGTAAAGTTAAGAAATTGGcaaaattttaatcaaatttccGTTCAATTGGCATATTGGGTATATAATATACGTGTTTTAAACATACGTTAAAGATGGAGTACTAAACATCTCCTTAAACTTAGTACTTAATTCAGATACATGTCAACTTCATGCATCGACTACACATCTATAAGACTAATTAAATAATGTGACTAAAAGTATACATTAGTTAAAATCGtgttaattaaaagctaaaatgTCTTGTTGCTTTCAAACTTGGAAAAAGGCgaaaaaagagaagaagcaGTTTTGCATGTGGCCTCAGAAGTCATATCTCTAGGATTTTTGTTTGGTAGCAAAATTGAACGAATTACAGTTAAAATTAATGAATTCGAACTTTTACAACTAAGTCTGACTGTCTTCTTTAAACAGTTCCCACAACTGCTCTGTCTCATGTTTTTTCCTTTTGTAATATTTGTGAGTACAAAGTATTAATGTTGTCTCGATTCATTcatcattatttttaataacATCCCATTATTTAGCTAGAATTTGAATATACCTAAAGAGACTTTGAATGGTTTACATAATTGAAGACAGTGATATTTCAATATGTATTTTTATCCAAAATAAGACttggaaaaatatataaactatagGAGTATTTCCCTCCTTAGAATACTAGTTAGAATACTAGTGAAAAGAATACTAGTTAAAGTAGAATCAGTGTAAAATGAGTTATACAAACTTATCAAAATTGGAAGGTGGATTGGTGCTTAACTATAATTTACTACTAGAATTAAATCTTTGAATTTCccttttttttggtattttagGGTTATGGGGGAAAATCGACTAAACAAAACGAGATAGGCCAGTTATGATAGTTAAAAATCAAGGAAATTATTGTCATGATCAGGAGTCAATCAGATTCTCAATTAGTATAACCAATGttagaatattttttttgtaaaaaaatcgAAACAATTCTAAAATcataagaaaacaaacaaattttACTTACTTTGTCCCTTCACAATGTTATGCACATTTTCTATATAACATCACCATCACACTTGtcataaaataattgaattcaTACTAAAAAAAAGGCAGATCATCTACGCAACGAAACTATCTTCCTTCATAAGTTTATAGTAGTTTGATAGTTAAAAAATCAATTAACGTGAAAAGGAGGATAtatgtttttaataatttctcAAAAAGGTAGAACCATAAGGGATAGAGTCATAACATGCTTTAACTAATTCTAATAAAGGCAGCAGCTTTAGGGTACTATGAATTTCGTTTTGGGGGAAAAAGAACTCAAATCCTAATCGCATTCAATTCCCCCGATCCTTATTTGTGAAACTAGTGctatttattcatattataattAGTCACATAGTATTTTTCTAAATTTATGAGAATGTACATAAGATTGTTTACATAAATTCAAATCTATTATTCTATTCATTATATAATCACTcttaaattatgaatatataaTAATTGAGTTGCTCAAAGTACCCAAAGTTGGAGTTTTCGGTGTTGCTCGTGTCTTGGTTTTTTATGCTTTTTTGttggtttttactttattaggGTTTTTTCATCGTTGACTGGTTTGTATCTTGACTTGCTCACTTATTTGTAGTTTGAGCActtattttatcaaaaaaagtTATACTAGTTGATCATATTATGGCTAGCTACTTCTTTCCATTTCTAATTTAGTTACACTGTTCTTTGTTATTGGAATTGTGCATTGATTGCTCCAATTATAATAAGAAAGAATAAGATATGCATTGAAAACATATGGAATTTAAATGGTGTGCCCAAAATGGTGCATGAAATATAAAGGCTATATATCCACTACAAGGAGGCATATATATTTGAggttgaaacttgaaagaaaTAAGAAGAGCATTCTAACACAAGATATAATAACATGGAGTACTAATTACTACTGAAATTCTTgaaatataagaaaatatatagccataaaatgacacttagaAAACAACTTACAACCATAATAACATACTAATAccagtttattattattattattattattattattattattattattattattattattattatatatcgAGATATATAGAGACAACAAGGatatttttttcctaatttGGGGTCCACTTTTTTCAGCACATTACATCCTTGAGAAGCTTGTACCTGCGGGCGGAGGGGCGCGGCGAGGGGGCTTTTCCGGCAGCTTTCTCCGCCGTTTCCTCGGTCCTTTGGTGCTTGATTTTGTCGCCGGAGTAGGCCGACCTCGCTTCACTTGCATGCTTGGTATTCCTAGGCGTCGAGTTCCCGTGCCTCgatgatgacgacgacgacGGATTCCGTTGCTCGTGTTGGCACCAATCGCAGATCTCGATCGCCTCCGCCAATTCGCTGTAGTAGTTGCTGCAGTACCTGTGGATTGATTCGATTCAATAACGAAATTTCGCGAGAAAAATCTCGGTATGGTTATGATTTAAGATGAATTGATGATGATCGCGAATTGTGCATGCCAATTGTATGAAGAAATGTTTAGAAAGAGAAGAGTGATAGTATACGAGTGCTGGGAGCGGTTGCGGCACTTGGAGCAGCGGAAGAGCTTGTCCGGGAACCCCACATCGCCACACATACAACACACAGTGTGGAGATCCATCATTTTTTGTCGTTTCGATGGGATTGGAACGAGAATCGAGAAAGTCTGGGCGCCacagatgaaattaaaaatgcagagagaagaagaagaagaagtggtgtgtgtgtttgtgtcttCAACTCCTCTCCTCTCATATATATGTGCAGCACACGcacacaaatatatatatatatatatatatatatatatatatatatgtgtgtgtgtgacagaGATATATACGTACATACATAGAGAGATACAGGTAGACCACCACAGGTTGCTTGCAGTCGTTTTCAGTTTGAGAGAAATTTGTATGAATGTGGAAAATGACAGCTTTATCCCTACTCCGATACCTCCATTTCAATCTCTACGGCCATCTTTATTTATTGTTGCCTTTTCCCCCCAAACTCCTCGCCGGCGCGTCAATCACAATTCCTTAACTTTTtagatatattaataatattattattaatagcATCATTAATCCAAGAGCATACCTGGTTAATTTTATAAACATAATAATCTTCAATTAAAAATATCTTTTTACGACCATCCGTAATATAACACTGTAATCCATATTAATAAAATTgagttattttaaaaattttagttgATATAGATGTTATAGTTACATCAACTGAGTCAAATCAGATTAATACAACAAGCGACGCAATATATGATTGTGATTATGATTATCAATATACATGCATGTGATGTAATTTGCGTATGAGTTTACGACAAATGTTAATTAATGATAAATTCATGATTTATCACTTCCAAATATTCAATGGTCCACACACACTCTCAATAACTATCACAATATATAAAAcgttaatattcaaataaatatatttagcATGCAAATAATATTTGAGTGATAAGTCAAGATGTAATGAATATAAATGCACACAAAATCTGCCTAACTTTTTCCCTTACAttaatgtattttattattcacataATTACAATAAAAAACGGACCCAGACCCTTCGGACATTATGAAATGGAGTAGATAATATTGAAACTCTAAATTGGAATGCTAAGAGCATTTATtgttaattaatactactattcaATATTAAAAAGTCGTGGTTTTTGTGAATACGGTGTGCTAAACGCGCTGAACGTGAAAGTACGTTTTGATAGGTTTTTCAATAAAGCTATGGAGATTAAAAGGTAAATTGTGATTTATCCTCAAATGGAAAAACCCCGTCGACTTCAGTCCCATCAGGT
It contains:
- the LOC121762117 gene encoding uncharacterized protein LOC121762117, encoding MMDLHTVCCMCGDVGFPDKLFRCSKCRNRSQHSYCSNYYSELAEAIEICDWCQHEQRNPSSSSSSRHGNSTPRNTKHASEARSAYSGDKIKHQRTEETAEKAAGKAPSPRPSARRYKLLKDVMC